One window of the Epinephelus moara isolate mb chromosome 22, YSFRI_EMoa_1.0, whole genome shotgun sequence genome contains the following:
- the txnl4a gene encoding thioredoxin-like protein 4A, whose amino-acid sequence MSYMLPHLHNGWQVDQAILSEEDRVLVIRFGHDWDPTCMKMDEVLYSIAEKVKNFAVIYLVDITEVPDFNKMYELYDPCTVMFFFRNKHIMIDLGTGNNNKINWTMEDKQEMIDIVETVYRGARKGRGLVVSPKDYSTKYRY is encoded by the exons ATGTCGTACATGCTACCACATCTCCATAATGGCTGGCAGGTTGACCAAGCCATCCTGTCCGAGGAGGACCGAGTCCTCGTTATCCGCTTCGGACACGACTGGGACCCGACGTGTATGAAAATGGACGAAGTTCTCTACAGCATTGCTGAAAAG GTGAAGAATTTTGCAGTCATTTACCTGGTGGACATCACAGAAGTGCCTGACTTCAACAAGATGTACGAGTTGTACGACCCCTGCACCGTCATGTTCTTTTTCAG GAACAAACACATCATGATCGATCTGGGCAccggcaacaacaacaaaatcaactGGACGATGGAGGACAAACAGGAGATGATAGACATTGTTGAGACAGTTTACAGAGGAGCGAGGAAAGGACGAGGTCTGGTGGTGTCTCCAAAGGATTATTCAACTAAATACAGATACTGA